The Mauremys reevesii isolate NIE-2019 linkage group 1, ASM1616193v1, whole genome shotgun sequence genome segment ATCAGAGGGACAAtgacaggggaagggagggactaATCTGGTTCTATCATGTCTTGTCAGGGTTAGCAGTAGCCAGACAGAATCCTGAATCTGCTGGCCAGAGCCCAAAACAGGGCAAACACACCCTGTGCCCCGAGCGGAAATATTTCCTGTATAAGCCAGTGGAGCTGCCAGAGGCTTCTGGAtgctcagagcagggccaggagagcagccggcagcagcagcaggacagccCGTGGCACAGGAGAGGCGTCTCTCCCATTCTGGGCATAGTACTTGGCCACGGCCACGTTGGGGTTCCCTTTGGCAGGGTCGAACCACATCTGGATGCAGCGCCCGCTGCCCCGGTGCTCCGTGGTGTATTTGTAGGAGTTGGACCAGATCTTCTCGCACAGGTCCGCCGGCCGGGGGAAGACGTATTTGAATGGTTGGCACGTGAAGCCACGGGGGCACCGGTTGGtccctggagaggagagagggcaGCAGTGAGCAAGCTGTGGCTGGACTCCCTCTAGCCAGCGTCCCCCATCTCTGGCTGCTAGGCATCCGCCAGTCCCCGGCTACGGGCTGAGCTGGCAACGGCCCAGCTGGCTTGTGGGAGAAACACAGTCCTTCCCTGTGAGGTGAAGTTCAAGGGCTTGTAGCCACATCACTCACCTGCTGGCTTGATCCCTGGCTGGTGCCCTGATGGgctggacagacagatggacgcTAGTAAGAATGAGGAACCTACCCCTGCTGGGCCCCCGTAGGCTaggcccccccctcctcccaattCTGCCAATGCACATTAATCCTTCCCAGCCCTCCAGCACCCCAGGGTCTGTAGCTTATTTATCCTCAGGAAActctgaggtagggcagtgctctTCTCCCCGGTACGCAAGTGGGAAACCGAGGTACAGACTGAATTGAGGTCACACAGTGACTCTATGGAAGAGCAGTGCTAGCCAATACAGGATCTTAACGCTTTGCAAAACTGCCTTCAGCCTTGGCACTAGCTAATTGAGAACTTGTCAAAAGGCAAAACTATATCCAGTCTAGGTCCCAGTACGGCTAGCGTCATGGGCCACTGGGCTAGAACACGGTCTGCAAGAGACCGAGCCAAGGAAGAGTTACAGCCTGGTGGGTTGGGTcttagccacatgtggggagttTAGTAACTTGTAAAGCCACACGGGAAGTGTAGgtagttcaaaaaaaaaaaaaaaaaagtcagtggctctcaaccttttgaCAAGGGTACAGTTGTCTAGAGAGAGAGTGTCTCATTTGCCTCATGTACCTTCAAGTATCCCCCCTCGTTACTTGCTTACCAAGTCAGacaaatacaagtgtcacagcacatgtAAAATTGCTGACTCATTtgtaccatacaattataaaataaatcaattggaatacaagtagactatacactgaaatgcaagttcAATAGACCAGTATAAACAAGGCATGGTCTGAAATTTCAGTTTCTACCAGCTTCACTggggctttttatgtagcctgttgtaaaactagacaggCTGATGCACCCCAAGACCACCTCTGTGCACCCCCTGGGGCACATGTACCCGTTTGAGAATCGCTGGTTTAACTCCACACACCTTCTGCCAAGGTGGACATGTTGCATAAAAACAAGAAAAGTGACATTCCTGCCCACTCCTGCAAAGCCAGATTTTATTGCACTGGGGTCTTTAGAAGGAACCACAAGGGTgacctagtctgaccccctgccaaGGTGCAGGATTGGTTGTGACCAGGTATTTGGCTCGGTTTGCTTATTTGGCCTCCTGAACATTGAGCGCCGTGAGTGTTGTCAGACAGTGGCCACCCTCTACAGTCAATAGCAGGGAACTGAAGCAGATCTCAAGTCACAGGCTCTAAGCACTGGGCCACTCTTCCTCTGGGCCACTCTTCCTCTGGGCATCATCTGCCACTGCTCCAGCCTAGGCTCTGAGCCCCATTCACTCCTCCGCCCACTGAAGGTACATGGGCATTCACAGCACAGAGCTGAGTCCAGGGCTCCTGCCAGTTCCTTCTGCACATCACGGGGAGCCCCATTTTACCctctccagctctgcccctgggACTTCACTGCTGTGGCTGCCTCCAAGACCCAGACCCACTTTGGAGGCACGGGATACTGGCGAGCAGTGATGGGCTGTGACagagtgggactgttcttaatgtttcctctgaatactgtgtgggggcCTCAGTTTCTGACCAACCCTCTGTCTCAgtggcaactaatggcctgggcccttcccccctgcaaggggatggctaaaggtgaacagagagatcaggtgacctcctggcccaggaaagagacaaaggccagagaggaggggctggagggggcttcagtttggggctggctggggacgggaagtgagggcagatggggttgtctgcctcgctgggccccagaatggacccagctgagggatcctgttctctgtacctacaagctctggtttagaccatgttcctgtcatctaataaacctctgttttactggctggctgagagtcacgtctgactgcgaagtgggggtgcaggacccgatggcttccccaggaccccgcctgggcagactcgctgtgggaagcgcacggaggggcagaggatgctgaatgctccaaggtcagacccaggaggtgaagccgtgtgagcttcttgccctggaaaACAGTCTGtgccaagggagaggaggctccccaaagtcctaaCTGGCTTTGtgggagcagctccaaagcaTTGCCCGGGGACTCTGACACAGGCGTTGCCACAACTCTGTAGAGGGGCACCACATGCCCAGTCGCCTTAGGGAGGAAGACCCCAGAGCCACACAGCCACCTGCTGGGCAGTTCTGCTCACCCAGGAGGCAGATTTCCTGGCCTCTGCGCCAGCATGAGCTCCATCGCCACAGCTGAAGATGCCCCAGGTTCACTGGACACTATGTTCAGGCCAGGGGATGACCCATTCCCACAGCCTGACCCAAACCAGGGACAGCGCAGAGAACAGAGGAGACTACAGGCCCCAGCCCCTCACTTCCAGGGTGCTCCTCTCTGAGCCCCCACCTAGGGTCTGTAGCTAGTCAGAGGGCTGCTGCCAtcaaggggcagggagaggtgggagcccctcctccagctcctgggcTGCCAAACCAGCCCTGAACCTGTACAGCAAGGTCTGACTCCTCCCCATTCCCCCtacccgcacccccccccccaggctgcagcagcctggctccacccTGCAGCACAGAGTAGGGTGGTGGGTTTGCTCTCAGCAGCTCACTGACCTGAGGTCCAGTTCCAGCCCTTGTGCCAGTTCTCTTTGCAGGTGACGGCGTCCTTGCAGGCCTCCCACCACAGCTCGCAGTCCTCCTTGCACAGCGGCACATTGAGGATCCTCTCCCGGCGCCAGCTGTTATCTGCCTGGAGGGACACAGGGCTGTGAGCATCAGGGGgcagctctgccctcccccccagcccccatggggCAATGTCACCCCAGCAAGCAGGGGTAAGAGAtatgctctctcccctccaccccaatccAGCACCACTGAATGGAGCCAAAGAAAGTCCCAGCAGAACCAGGTCCAGTCCCCAGGGGAAGCGACAGCCTCACAGCAGCCTCCCCACACACCTGAGCGGCAGCATCCACAGCCCAACAGGCGTCCCATGCAGCCCACCCAGGCGATGGGCAGGCCAGCTCGGTGTCCAGGGAAGAGATACTGGATTTACTGCAGAGCCCTGCTCAGGAGCAGCATCTGCAATCTTAGCTGTTTCCTCCACAGCAAACACCCTGCATGAACCCACCTCACCCCAGGACAGAGGCACCATCAATCCCACTGAGACACCAGCCAAGTGGGAGCAttgcacagagctcagcaatgGTCTAGGGCTCCAGAGAGCCTGGCACAGCAGGAGGGATGGCAGGACCCCAGGGGCACTGCCTGGGGAGGGAAGATAAGGAGCTGTTCAGTGCAGCCTCCGGATGCTTTGTGGGGATTGTCCTGCCTACATGCAATGGGCCCTGGCTGGATACGGGGACACCAGCTGCCAGTGGagaattgaacctggggcctTTGGCACAGAAAGCACAAGCCCTGACTGCACAAGCTGAAGGAGCAACTCTGCGTGGTGCTTGAGAGTGAACTGTTAGGACCTGCCACTAGAGGGAGCCGTGAGCCCATGCACCAAGCcagccttctccccacccccaatgcccagccccagcgccccctgacCTGGTCGATCCAGGGCCCCAGGTTGGGCGAGCACTCGTACAGACACGTGTCCTGGATGAAGTGCCGCTTGCACATCTCTGGCATCACCCCGCAGTGGTTCCAGTTGAAGTTGTACAGGTAGGACTGGTCCTGGTGGGCCCCTGTGCTGGTCTCAGCCGTGCAGCAGGCGTTGTCTTTCCACAGGGCGCACTGTgaacacagcgagagacaggtgCACAGGGGATTTCAGCAGCTCGCCCAGGTGACGGAGAGGATGCTGTGGGTGCAGCAGCATCCCCGGCCTCTAGTGGTGCCTCGTGGGACTGCTCTGGTATCAGCACTGGTAGGGCCATGGCTAAGGACCAGGGATTGAAGGGCAGAGATGCTTTGTTGCCAAGTGCTGGGAGATCTTTAAACTACTAAATGCTGTGAAGTGGGGAAGCTAcagactgggggcaggaggggcagtcaCCGAGCTGATAAATGAGGTTTGATTAGGCCCTCCAGATGtaacccccccccaaccccaattGTGATCTCCTCTGTGGGATGCTGGGTAAGTGGGGAATGGGGAAGAGGGTGCAAAGAGACAACAGACTGAATTTGTCCAAATGAAAGCACCTCCTAGTGACAAGGCACCACTTCAACATGAGCCTTGAGTTAAGAAACATGGGACTAGAAATCTGAACTAAAGTTAGTTCATTGGGAACACGTGTAACCAGTGAGTAAAGTGAGGGGATGGGCGATACTGGCCCAGCActcctttgggggagggggggtgtcagaaAGCCCAGGACTCCTTTTGGTCTAGGACAAAAAGGCAGCCCACACAAGGACTTTGGGAGGAAGATCAGACTGACTGCtggtttggggggggcgggggaggcaggaCATGGCTGTCTGCCCCACCTTCTCAGGCAGTCTGCTGGGTCACCTTCCTCATCCCGATCCCAGGAGATCTTACCAGCCTGGACAGCGAGACCCACCTGACATCACCACCTtcactggctccagctcactccTGGGCACCAAAGGGGATGAGAGACTTCGGTTCCTGCCATCACCTGCTTCCACTTCCCACTACAtcatctctccccccccaccccccattgccTCCTgtttaataagagtctggctttTCCCACCAAGCCTGTATCCTGCAGCACTGCTGGGAGCCTGGTACCAGAAGGCAGCACCTGGTTCAGATGCAGATTTGCCAGGTTTGGGAGCAGCTGATCAGAtcatgtgctgcctggggctgtTTCTCCCGCAGTGAGAGTGCAGAGAGGCTAGGCAGCACCAGACACAGAAGCTGCATAGCCCATCTTCTCTGCTCTTTTTTCTGCCCCTGTATGTGTTGGTCtggttttgtcttctaggaagtGGGCTCAGACTTAAGAGTGCCAGATCATTTCTATTAACGCCTCTTTTCCCTCAAAAGACTTGCCACCATCTCCTAGCTGCCAGACAGCTGCGtggaggcggggcgggggtggggagagaagaggtggTAAAGGAAAAGTACAGGAGAGGACTCAGtgtttacctcaggcagctcccaaaagtgaccagcacacccctctggcagcagctcctaggcaggggtcccaggggtcCCTGCACAGTGCTACATGCAGacactgccctgcagctcccattggctgcagttcccagccaatgggagctgtggagtcagcactcaggcaggggcagcgtgtggagaccCCCTCCCAGGGGGCGCAGGGACAGAACGGCGGCTTCCAGGAGCGGCATGCAGCAAGCCTGGGCAGGAAGCCAGCCTTCACTCCACTGCCCTGCCGGGACATTtgccacacacccccccccgTCGGCAGGCCGGCCTTCGACAAACTCTACAGCGAATGGGAACGGGAACAAGGAATGGTGTCAGAGTTACAGCCTGACTCAATATTGTGTTTCAAATGAGGGTTGCCACCCGTCCAGTTTGCACTCAgaccttggcttgtttagcctaagctaaagaaggttgaggggggatatgattgctctttataaatatatcagagggattaatattagggagggagaggaattatttaagcttagtaacaatgtggacataataacaagtggatataaactggacactagaaaGTTTAGACTTggaattagacaaaggtttctaaccattagaggagtgaagttctggaacagccttccaaggggagtagtgggggcaaaagacatatctggctttaagactaaacttgataaatttatggaggggatggtatgacgggatagcctaattttggcaattgatctttgattatcagcaggtaagtatgcccagtggtctgtgatgggatgttagatgggttgggatctgagttattacagagaattctttgctgggtgctggctggtgagtcttgcccacatgctcagggattagctgatcgccatatttggggtcaggaaggaattttcctccggggcagattggcagaagccctggaggtttttcgccttcctctgcagcgtggggcacgggtcacttgctggaggattctctgcagcttgaggtcttcaaaccgcaatttggggacttcaataactcagacataggctaggggtttgttatagaagtgggtgggtgagattctgtggcctgtattgtgcaggaggtcagactagctgatcataatggtcccttctgaccttaaagggtATGAGTCCAGGTTTCAGCTTGTGTCAAATGGCACCTGGACAAGCCCTGATGTCTGTTTTCTTTGATTggcagagatgggggaagagcagagaaggggcagggcctcagttaGCAGATGTTAGAAGTGTGGCAACCCTCTTTCAAATGCTCCAGctgtcttctcccccccccccccccaaaccatcttTAATAAAGAGAGATGGATCTTTGTAATGGTGGCAGTCGCTATGGTCctaagcaggctgaggtgttTGTACTCAGAACCCCAACCCACATTTAAACAGTGACAGGGTCAGGTTAACACCTTTGATACTTGggcctgtatatgatggaaatcacttcaagccagggggtgctgcagaaccagccctgcacccccagtcccAGCACCTTTGTTAACACCTGATACTTGGGCCAGTTTATTCTAGTGAAATTAACCAGGACATATCCAAGTCCACCCacagaatcagtggcagagctgggacggcagcacaggagtcctggctccccggccCTCTGCCTCAGTCCGAGCCCTTCCCTAGGGCACCAGCAAGGGACAGGCCTCTTTTCGGACGGACGAAGTAGCCCAATTTGCATGGCTTGCTTCGCTGCTGCCAGACAGCTGGGTCTCCCTTGCCAGCCCAAGGACATTGGCACCACAACCCTGCCTGCCTCAGCCTCCTAGGGCTGCGAGAGAAACTGCACTTCTTGGTGCATTGCAAACacctccagctccctgcactgcagTCCTCCACGGCCCCAGAGAACCTGGTGTAAGGAACAGGCCTGCAGTGGAAGGGATGGCAGGCCCAGGTGACTCAGTTACACCTCACCCAAAGCTCCAAGGGGTCAGGGATGGGACTGATGTGTCAGACAAGAGCGTACCTGGCCATGCAGCGCCCCCTCTGGGCCTGGCTTGGTTTTGTGGTGCTTGGCGTCCATGCACACATTCAGCACAGATTCCTTCGCAGCAGTGGCCACGCAGGCAGCCAAGAGCCCCAGCACGGCCCACCGCGCTGccatctccctgcagccagggccacGGGTGTGTGGAAGAGAAGACAAGACATGTTAGTGCAACTGCCCAGATGCGGCCTGGCTGCCTTCATCAGGCTGAGGCATAGCACTGAGCACACAAAGAGGATCCCCAGGCAAGAGCATCTCTGCTGGTCTGCTACCAAGACTGGTGCTCTGCAAAGACCCATGAGAGAGAAAGACCAGCCACAAAAACCTCCTGATCTGCAGGAGCTTTTACCCACAAAAAACATTCCACCTAGGCAGCCTGGGGCAGGCACTTCCCCAAACCCTGACCCCAGGGTGACTGCTTTGCCTTGCAAGGGGCTCTGAGCAGAGGTCCCAATGTCTTGCCTCAGGGTGTTCTAGTTTCCACCCTAGCTATGAGCTCCCCTCCACCCTACAGCCACCCATGGGTGCATACATGCCACACCCTTTATATTACGCAATGATTCAGAGCCAGACACTGGTACCTCATCTGAGCTTTATCCAGAGAGTCAGCAATGACCACTGAGCTTGACCCTGGCTAGGGAACACCCCTAACCCCACCAGCAGGCTTCTGTGCTGGAACCATAGCATGAGAGGAGACCCATTAGGTtgtattttttcctccttttgttAGTTCTGTGGTCCTCCAACAGGGAGTTTGAGGAGGCTAGGtcacagccccacagccagccctgtcTGGTTACCTCCAgtcagctggggcagggtggtcAGACTGGCCAGTTACACACTAGGCACAACCTTGGGCTGCCTGAGCAGACTCACAGCCCACCAGCACCTGGTCTCAGGAGACTGACCATCAGAGTCATTCCTGTTCATTTCAGGTCACTGGACTTGCCACCCCCTGACATGGGGCTTTTCCAGGCATTAGAAATTGGAAGCTAGTACAAGGCCTTGTACTATTGGATTATCAAATATCCTCCTTCATCCCCTCTTGTTAAATCTCTTCTCCCCACCGTGGACCAAGGGGTTTCCTCCACCTTCTAGGTATTATTCTAGAAACACATACAAGGTTCCACTGCTGCAGTTTTTATAGAAGCAGATTCCCCCCAAGCACTACCTGTGCACTCAGCCCAGGAACAAGGCAGACATGGGTCACACCCCTCTAGAGGCAAACAGCAGTTACAAACCTAATCTCATTGACACCTGGACACCAGCCAGCCCATATCACAACAGAAAAACATGATCTACCCCTACCTTGCTAGGGGGGAAGGCCCTTTACAGCTGCTCCAGACAAGTGCTCAGCAGCCAGGCTTCTGGAGTCAGCTTTAATAGTCAAGTCCTTTAACCACAGGTGTTAACCCCTCCACACAACCGGGTTAATGAGGCTTAATTGTAATCAGTGCTCGGTACCTGTACATTAGCAGTTTTTGTAACAgccaaagagctctgtgtgttTGCCCCTGATCAGTCATGAGCCACAGCGGATTAACGCATGGGTCAATGGGGCCAGTacccaggagccctggccaaTGTGGGGGCCCACGCAGGAGTGGTGGCATTCAGACTccatcccctgctcctcctgtcatccccccccccccccgcctgttggccctgcttctcctcttccccttgATGCCCCGGccacagtcaggctggaagacacggctgtggtgggggagtgtatccccccatcctcccccatGCAGAGATGGGGAGCTGCTCGCCCGAGCCCCATGTACAGCTGGACCgagccccctctcccttccccccagccccccacgtggagctggcccgagccccctctcctttccccccccacGGAGCTGGCCCgagctccctctcccttcccccttccacGGAGATGGCCCGagccccctctcctttcccccccacGTGGAGCTGGCCCGAGCCCCCTCTCCTTTTCCCCTGGCCCCCCACGTGGAGCTGGCCCaagctccctctcccttcccccttccacGGAGATGGCCCGagccccctctcctttccccacgTGGAGCTGGCCCGAGtccctctcctttccccacaga includes the following:
- the LOC120372186 gene encoding folate receptor alpha-like, with the translated sequence MAARWAVLGLLAACVATAAKESVLNVCMDAKHHKTKPGPEGALHGQCALWKDNACCTAETSTGAHQDQSYLYNFNWNHCGVMPEMCKRHFIQDTCLYECSPNLGPWIDQADNSWRRERILNVPLCKEDCELWWEACKDAVTCKENWHKGWNWTSGTNRCPRGFTCQPFKYVFPRPADLCEKIWSNSYKYTTEHRGSGRCIQMWFDPAKGNPNVAVAKYYAQNGRDASPVPRAVLLLLPAALLALL